The genome window tgtatttttagtagagatggggtttcaccatattggccaggctgctcttgaactcctgaccacaggtgatccacccgcctcagactcccaaagtataatggcatgagcctctgcacccgaCCTCGTAAGGCTCTTTTGATGTGTCACTCCTCTCAGATTTCCAGGGGCTGCTAAATCATGTCTATTCAAGGGCTTCCAAAATTTGCCTCAGACCTTTATTTCCAATACCATTTCCTAGGACTTCTAGCAGCAGCCAAGCTGGTGTCCTTTTCCATAAACCTGGATTGTATAGCTCCCTCCCCACCTTCTCCCACCTTCCCTTTTACTTCTTTACTCTGCATCATTTATAGCATGTCACAACAGCATGTCTtgtcagaagacctgggttttGTCCCAGGTTGGTTAGATATGTGATCTAGGTCAAACTATTTTTCCTcactgagcctctgtttccccatATGTAAGAGAAAGAGACTGCACTTCTAGGGTCCCATTGGTTCTTTTCAACCCTACCATTGTGTGGGTCAGCGTCAGCCTTAGCTTTTTCTTTGGACTCCTGAGGACATAGGGCCCTTTCTTTAGTGTTTCAGCAGTGTTTACCAGTCATTGTTTGGGACTgtagttaacatttttttgtcCTGTCTTTAGCTACTTTTTGAAGATATGTTTGTGAACTGAGAAAGCTCCCTGCTAGAGCTAGTTTCCTAGGATGTAGGTGAGGGAGAGGACTGTTGAATGAGTTCTACTTTGAACTTTTGTCTTGCATCCAGAAGCCAAGAGGAAATGGGGTTTGTAAAATATTTTCGCTTATGCTTCTTATTGGGAGAATGAGATGTTTCTTTGAAAGGGAGTGCATATTTACCACTTTGGCACAGAAAGAAGGATGTGGTCTCCTGGAGACATCCTTCTAGTATGCTGTGAGGCTGCTATGTCTGTGCTGTTTGGGTTGGCCTTCCATCTTTTCAAGGTGCCAGTGTCTTGGCATTTAGGGTTGGATGATCACTTCATCTTTCACTGTGCCTTTCAGGGCCCTGTTTGACTACGATCGGACTCGGGACAGCTGCCTGCCAAGCCAGGGGCTCAGCTTCTCTTATGGTGACATTCTTCATGTCATTAATGCCTCTGATGATGAGTGGTGGCAGGCAAGGCTGGTGACCCCACACGGAGAAAGTGAGCAGATCGGTGTGATCCCCAGTAAGAAGAGGTGAGTCATCATGATCATGAGCAAGGCCTTTCCTGCCCTCTTGCTggtatttctttcttgttttcctatTAGAAGTTGCTTGAGAGCAACATTTGTGCCTTGCTTCCTTTTTGGTAGAGTCGGTACTCAACATAGTTTTTACTCAGTGAGCCAAAAAAATGGCTGCTGTGCCTGCTGCAACCCACTGCTGGACCATTTACTGGCAGTAACAGGACTTCTTTCTGATTCCAAAACagggtagaaaagaaagaaagagctcgATTGAAAACTGTGAAGTTCCATGCCAGGACGGGGATGATTGAGTCTAACAGGGTAAGTGGGGATTCCCAAGGAAATCAGCCAGTAGGTAAAGAGGGGCGAGAAGCTTGGAATTTAGTCTGATGTGTAGGAGAACTGGGGGACACAAAAGAAAATCTCTTTTTCCGGGGGCTGGCTCTGTCCTGTCAGAACATTGACTGCTTTTCAGAAAGCAGAGAGGGAGCTCTTAAAGTCCACAGCTAGTCTGTGCTCCTTCCCCCTGGGTACTGGCTCTTGAAGATGTGTTGGAGTTGGACTGTCTGGAAGGCTGACTTGCTTGGGGAAAATGAAGCCACTCATGGGTGTCTCCCTGGCTATAGATCCTGTCAGAGCATCCAGCCAAGAAGCCCAGTCCCAGAGCTCCCACCTCCCTTCAGACCACCTGAGGCAGGGGGGCTCTCTATTCACCCCTTTTTTTCTATGAGCTTCACAGGCCAAAGAACTTCTGGAGCAGTAGAGGGAAGAGAGACGTGGAGTAGATGACTCTGTGTATATCAGTGGTACCTTAGGGCATGTGTCCAGGAGGCTACAGTGACCTTTGTTCTTTAGGAAGTACAGTGAGTGTTATGAGTCTGGGTTAGGTAGAAACCTCTAACATCCCTACAACATTTTCTTGTAAACATAATTTTCCTCTTACATCAACTTTCATTTAATCTCATAGACTCCATTTGTGAGAGATGGTCTTTTATTTAGCTCACCGTTGTCtccattttagtttttcttgcaTGCTTTAAAATccattgttctgtttttttttcttctgtccttcCCCTCCATCTTCATGTTCTTTCACAGTCGATCAAAAAGAAACGTAAAAAGAGTTTCCGCCTCTCTCGAAAGTTTCCATTTTACAAGAGCAAAGAAAACATGGCCCAGGAGAGCAGCATGCAGGAACGTAAGTAGCAGCAGAGTCCAGAGAGCAGGCCGTCTGCAGCCCCGTCTTCTCATCGTCAGTTGCCCTTCCCTCAGGAGAAGCCTGGGCAGGGCCACGTGTGGCcctgtgcatgcctgtgtgcGCGTGCACCTGCTTATCTACAGAGTCAGGGCAGAAATTGGTCTACATAAGAAGATGTTGGGTTTTATTTGTCCTGCTCCTCAGTTAGAATGAATGTTGAAGGCACTGAGGTGGGACTGGTCCCAGGGTCCCAGGAAGTGCTTGGCACTAGCAATGGAAGTGCCAGACAGAGCTCTGCTGTGGTGGTGAGGAACGGTTTTTCAGCTAGAGTGTCAGGGTCAGGAAAATGGTTTTTCAAGAGAACGAGGTCTAGGGACTCAGTGTTGCTCTCCTGGTTTCTTcctcttgtgttttctttcccttaACTTCACTCATGTATGTCAAGAGAAGAGCCTTTTCTTCCCAGGATCCCTGGAGTTGGGGCTACTTCCGGAATCCCAGGCACGTGCATAAGCATACAGGATATCCACACAACTCTCAGCAGACTTGCTGTCATCCTAGAGTGCCTACagagccagttttcccaggagAATCCTTCCTGCTTAAATGAATTGACATGGAAGGAGTGTTGCTCCACATTGTTCAAATAAAGATCTGTTGAAAAGCACAAAGTTGGTTTGGTAGGAAGAGCAGTCACACTGAGTTAAATTCAACTGAAGAAGAAATTTAATCCTGATAAATCTTCTTGCTCTACCATGTGCCTCAGCAATTAACTGCTCCAACCCTAACCTTAAACACCAGGTCTGGcttgaaaaatgttttctcatttgtctcATCATGAGTGGTAAACATCTGTCATTTACCAGTGACTCCTCTGACTTACATGGAGGGATCTTGGGGTCTTGGGCTATTGGGGCTGGCAGGAGACTGACTGGTTCTGATAGGAAATGTCCTTCTGTCAGGCCAGCCTGGTCCACGGTCATGGTATGTGTAAGTCGTTGCTATCTGGGTGGTACCTGGTGGACAAGAGGGTGCCCTCATCCAGATGGCAGCCACAGCTCATCGTCCTGGAGTAGTTCAATGAGAAGCCATAGATGAGGTGGCTCTGCTCATGAGCAGTTAGGAGACAGTCCGAGTCAGAGGCCTGAGGTGATGTCACCATAATTTCATCAGATAAGTCCCAGTGTCCCAGAGTCCCTCCATGCCAAGCCCAGCCTTGGGGGGGTGTTCATTGCTCAGTGGTCCCGCCTGGTGGGCGAGGTGGGGGTATCTGTTGGACGACAGAGTTGAAAGTGCCTAGTGCTTCTCCAGAAGCTGAGCTCATCCCCCAAGGTCTGCCTGGCTCAGGGCAGCTTTGGAGGCCACACCCCACACCATGCGAAACTTTTCCTGAAGGGTTTGAACAGAGTGAATCAGTATtgagcgaaagcttcttgaggtaATGGGAATTCTGTCTGCCTACCTGGCACACGTGGGCATTTGCTCTTTCACACACTGCGGAGGGAAATGGTGATTTCAGGGCCAAACAGAGACCTGGGCTCCACAACCAAAATTTGGTCAGAGCAGGTGCTCTAAGCCTTGGAGTGTCACCTGTCCTGTCCCATTGGCCTACAGCCGTAGACACCTCAGAAAGCTAGTCTACTCCAAGGCCCTCTGGCAACGAATTGGGCAGCATGAAGTCTTGATGTCTTATCTGCCCTGGGATGTTCTTTCTGTGGCAAAGTTCCTGGCCTCACTATAGTGCTAGGTCTTCATGGTGTTTCATAATTCTGTCACTAGTGCTCACCTGCCTCTGTATTCTTCCTCCCCCCttgtctttttctctattttttctcttctccccaaatctctccctctcttccattccctcccatcccttcccctttccccttcttcttctcccCCTCGTCCTCTCTCCGCCCTTGCTGTCTGTGAAATCAGGACTTCCCGGGGTTAAGTGACGATTATTATGGAGCAAAGAATCTGAGTAAGTCCAACTTACACACCGTTCACTGTATTTGTGGCATGAATGGAGATAGTGGGGGTGGGGCTATTGGGGACATGGGTGAGGGTCAAGGGTGAGAGGAGGGCAGTGTTTGTGAGCACTCTGACATCACAGCAGGAAGAAGTGCGTGTGGCTCCAAATGTTACATGTTTGCTCTGGATCCCTAGTACCCAAATAAGTCCCTATCATTCATGCCTTTGTTTACCTTTTGCTACTCAAAGTGGCAGGGCGTGAGCTTGGCGTCCCACCTTAGAAGTGAAATGGGCTTGAAATGTTTCTCCAAGGTAACCACTCAGCTAATCTCTAGTCTATTGTCGAAGGGAGGGGTCCTGCTGGTTGGATTCTTCTTCCAGTGATACCACGCTAAAGCATTGGGTGTAGGAATTGCAGCTCTTACAGTCCCTCTAACTAGGGGCAAGGGTACTGTGACCCCCTTTTCCCAACCTGCATCTGGGATGTCCCAGCAGATCCAGGGCCTCAGCAAACAGCGCCAGTGGGCTTCCCACAGAGCACCTGTAAGGGGTTGAGCTGGTCTGCTAGGGGCCTCGGCACCATTTATGGACCATATATAGTTAGTGCTTTATCTCAGGAAAACTCTGACctcattttcctttctggaaAAGAATCCTAGAGTGGAAAATGAAAAAGACCTAGATGATGAGGCTTAGCGGCCATCCTGCTGTGTGCAAGGGTGCACAGACATGCAGCCTTGCCGAATGGGTTCTGTCAGCATATACTCTCcttcaataaataataaaggccaAAGGCAAAGGAGTTGCCTATGGGGATTGTTCAGGAACTAGCCATGTGTGGCAACTCAGCCAGTCCTTTCTGGGGGGGGCCACAGCATATCATGGTCTGGAACAGTGTGGTCTTGGCTGAAATGAGCAGCATCTCTCTCCATAGTTTGGTGTGTCCATGTCTCATCTTCATTCGCGTGTCATCTTGGATGGGCGGGCTTTGTTTGTGCCTCCTGTGAGCGCTGCTCCTCCGCTTGAGCGTTCTTTTCCCTCACCGCTAAGAGATGGGCAGATCCCAGCTGTGTGAGACAGGAGGGCTGTCTTGTCCTCAAggtgtttttgttggttttgttgtcTGTGTTTTGACATGTGTCTGGTGGTGGATGGAAGTGCTTCCCCTCTCACCACTGAAGCCAAGCTCTCCTGCTTTGGAGTGGTGGCAGGAAGGCTGGGGATCCCACCGAATGGTCAGGGCAGCGCTGCCTGGTGTCTGCTTAACCCATCCAGTGTTTGGCCTCTTAGTTGTGGAGTGCCACATGGTTCTGTACTTCGGGGACTCTGTCGGGCGGGGGACACCCATGAGCAGACTGGTCCCTGGACTTCTCTTTGCTCCTGTCActgccttttctttcctgttgttAGCCTTGGACGATGCATTTTGAAATAGGACTTGGAAACCATCCAGGTCAATTTGTTTGATTCAGGTGAAGAGGATGCTACTGAAGGAAGTATGACTTGTAGCACATAGGGAGGGACTTGGCAGACCAAGAGGGCTCCGGGGACAAGTACGAGAGGGCCAGGGGCTCAGGATTGGAGCTGTGCCTCCCAGTTGGTAGCCTGGATGTGGCAGGCCTCCTGTGGCCTGACTCAGTTGGCAGCTCAGTGTCTCGCTCCTGGAGAATTTGAGTTTTGTGCTGCATGTGACCTCTCAGTGGTGTGTTCTGAATTGGAGTCTCTTTCTTGTTGGCTTGCAGAGGGAGTGACATCCAACACCAGTGACAGCGAAAGCAGTTCCAGTAAGTGTGTGTCATTCCTTCCATGTCATGTAGCTCCACCGTGTATCCCAGCCATCCTCATTCCAGTGTCGCTCAGCTGCCATTGCTGCTCAGAGGCTGGTGCTTCTTTTAGCCATGTACACTTTGAGATCCTGGAAATGCTGTGGCCAGTTCATTCTCCTTATGGGTTGGGGTTCACCCCATGGGTTAAAGGAGAGTATAAGCCCTACAGTTCTGGCCAGGACCTGACTTAAAAGCATCCCAGGCACTGGAAAGGGTAAACTGCCAAAGAGTAAATCGCTGCCATGGCTACTGTGGGCCATAGGTGCTGCCAGATTTGTAGATTTGCTCAGAGACCAAAAGAAAAATGGCTCCTATAGGACACTGCTCTAAATCTGCCTTTCCAGGTCAGTAGGACCTCTTTGCCTTTGGGGCCAGTTAAAGGATCAGGTAATTGCCAAGTTCTCCTTGGGAGATCCTGTGACCAGACCAGAGAAACCATAATTCAAACCTCATGAACTTTGGGAGCACTGGTCTTTCAGGAGCTATGGTGGCTAGAAGCCTTGTAAAATCTGCCCAGGAGTCTTAGGCTCAGAAGAAGCCTTTTAGCAAGCATTGTGTGCCTTGATGCAAATATCACTGTCTTCCCTGGGACTGCCATCAGCCACTTTGGGACCTCCAGGCACCCAGCACCAAGTGGCTTAATGACTGTTTTAGGAAAACCTCAGCATTGCTAGGCTCGACATGGAGCTCCACCAGAAAGAGACAGCAGGCTCAGCATTGCTCTTAAAGGGCACTGGGGACCTTAGCAGAGCCATGTGCCACTTTTCTGGATGCTGCTTCCAATGCAGGAGGTGGGTCGGTAGACCTTTAAAAGGGCAAAGTTAGGCCGCAGCTTTGGGGACCTGGGTGTGTGCCCTGACTCCCCTGCATGTAGATGAAGGGGACTCAGGCAAGCATCTCAACCAGTCGAAGCGTCCCTGTCATTCTTACTAGAGCGAGGGGGCTACTGCACACAGCTGACTTGTTACCTACAAGAAGAGTTCCTCAGAAATTGGGGTGGTTTGGGGTGGAGGCTTCATGGCTTCTGGGCCTTGGCCCCTTGCCCAGTGATATTTCACTGAACAAGATAACTGCTGACTCCTGTCTCAGAGCCATGGAAGGGTTTCCTGTGCTTTCTCACcagcagaaaacagaaaggaTCACAGGTGGTAGAAAGGACCACCCGATAAGGCTGTGTCCTGGCAGGGGAGGGGTGCGGGGAGTGTTGTACAGAAGGAGGCAGATCATATGGTGCTAACCTATCTCCCTTTTTTGTTGCAGAAGGACAAGAGGATGCTATTTTGTCATATGAGCCAGTGACACGACAAGAAAGTAAGCCCCCTCTGAGAGCCTTGTCTTTGTGCTGGTCTGGTCGTGGGGCTCAATACAGTGGGTGGCTATGGCAGCAGAGGGAGGgacctggaggaggaggaaggctcGACTCATGGCACATCCAGCCCATGGActccttcttctcttctgcttcttCCTAGTGTCATAGGGAAGGGGGTGCATCCAGTGTGCACTTCTCTCCGTGCCTTTGCCTGCTGCCAGGACACCTTCCAAAGGAGGGGGCAAATTTACAAGGAAGGTCTATTTCAGTAGATGTAGCCACTACTAAAAGAGAGGTCCAGGTTCTTCCCTTCAGTGGCTGCTCTGCAAAAACCTTGCTCAGTTACTGGTGTCAGTGCAGAGATTCTTTCTGACTGTGTTAGAAGGGGAGCAGCTTCCGGTTTCAGACTTGCCTTGAACTTAGATATTCTCAAATTAAAGGCTCTTTGATGTCTTTCTGTTTAAAAGCCAGACAATGGCCGAAGATGCTTTACCCTGTCTGAGTCTCTGCTCCAGAGCCTCTGTGTTCTAGCCAGACTCAGGGGTAGGACAGGCTGTCTGGTGGGGGCCTCTGTTCACTGTCTCGATGCTCTCCCTCTCTAGTTCACTATGCAAGGCCTGTGATCATCCTGGGCCCAATGAAGGACCGAGTCAATGATGACCTGATCTCCGAATTTCCACATAAATTTGGATCCTGTGTGCCACGTAAGAGTCCAGGAAGGCCCAGAGGATTGAGGCTTGGTGCCCTGGGAATAGTTCCTGTAATGTTTTATGGAAAAGGTCTGGGATCAGATTCTAGGGCTATTTGAGGACAGGGTACATTTGACACCCTGGAAAAGAGTAGGTGGCAATATATTCCCCAAAAGCTGATGGGGTTGGAGAGATTAAGCCATCAGGCTTGGCTGCTCACTCTCTTGAGGGGAAGTTTCAGTGGTGATGGTTGGGAATGGTTGGACAAATAGGGAGGCCCAGCCAAAGTGGTGTTGATGTGACTCCATGAACAGTTTGTTAGGTTCACTGTCTCCTCTACCAAGTTTGGCACCCTCTGCCATGCCTTAGCTCACCTTTCTGGTCCAGTTTAAGCTAAAGCAAATAGCCCCCTGTGTGAGACCTGGAGATTGGAAGAGAAGTAGGCCAGACAAACTGTTTCCCAACTGCTTGTTTTCTCCCacttatttgggaaaaaaaaaaaaaaatggagtggCCCAGTGACCCACCCAGATGAGAATGGACCACTCAGTATTTTTTGACTTGGGGTGGATCATTGCCCCTGGGCTACAAagcatttcctttcttccttcagatACTACCCGACCTCGACGTGATAATGAGGTGGATGGACAAGACTACCACTTTGTGGTGTCGCGTGAACAAATGGAGAAAGATATTCAGGACAACAAGTTCATTGAAGCAGGCCAATTTAATGATAACCTCTATGGGACCAGCATCCAGTCAGTGCGGGCAGTTGCAGAGAGGGTAAGTGTAGAGGAGATGGCCTCAAAGGGAAGGCCAATGCTCACGCCAAGGTTCCACTTGGATCCTTATCCTTCCAACACAGGAGCTGCCCAACAGTGCTGCTGACCAAAGCCATAGCACCTCTGCATACTCCCAGTCCCTTGACGAAGCTATCTGTCTCCTTCATACAACTCACCCCAGAGCATCACCCAACAGGGAATAGGGGACCCTGGACAGATGTGGCCTTTTCTGGGTAATAGGAGCAAAAAGTGGGGCCTGTCTACTTCAGGGATCCAGTGTTTTAGGCCACTTTGGGTGGCCCTGGTGCCCCTCCCCTcaaccccacccccagccaaggtGGATGTTTAGAATGTCACTGGATTTCTGCTTGGGGCTCAGTGAATAGGGAGTGGCTGGGCTGATACAATCTCTGCTTTTTCAGGGCAAGCACTGCATCTTAGATGTTTCCGGCAATGCTATCAAGAGACTGCAGCAAGCACAACTTTACCCCATTGCCATTTTCATCAAGCCCAAGTCCATTGAAGCCCTTATGTAAGTGTTTAACTGAGAACTCAGACACACCAAGCTAAGATCGGGTCTGGAAGGGAAATGGAGAAGAAAGTGATTTGCTGGGCAGAAACTTGAAAGAAACTCTGTGCCCCAGCTCTGGTCACTGGGCGCTCTTGTTTTGAGGGCTTGTGCCTATGTTCTCGGTTGGACTTTTGAACACAGAAGGTTTGAGGAGTTAGCCATGGGCCACTGCTGCTCTGAGAGGGCAGCTTAGCAGATTTTTAGGGATCCTGGAATAATCCTTTATGGTTAATCAGAACATAAGATCTGGTTCGGAactatttttcttctgtctttggcAGGGAAATGAACCGAAGGCAGACATATGAACAAGCAAATAAGATCTATGACAAAGCCATGAAACTGGAGCAGGAGTTTGGAGAGTACTTTACGGGTAAGACTCCTGCTGCCCTGCGGGGGGTTCTGGGGGACTAGCCAGGTACCTGTTTCTATAAGTGTCTCAAAGAGGTGTAGACAGAATGTAGAAACCTTGCACGGAGTTTCCAGTTGCTTTTAAGCTTTTGAGCACAAACCTTTCCAAAGCACTCAAGTTCCCCGTGTCCAGCCATAGCAGCTCAGCCAGTTTATAGCATAAACCACTCACCAAATGCTTCCTTGAATTGTTGGTTTGTTCATTTTGTCTTGTCCTTACTAGATTGTGGTCTCCCTATATTACTCTGTCTCCCTCCGTTTcagctcccctccccctcccccagtacTTTGCTTTGCATGTTTAGGTGCTGAATAAACgtttgttgatgatgatgattccTCAGTGTGGTGTTCAAGTTGTCTGTTGGGGtgcctgtctctgtgtgtgtgtgtgtgtgtgtgtgtgtgtgatcatcTACTTTAGAAGGTCAGTTCCTGAAACATTGGGAAGGTTTCTATGTAATAACGTTCTTCACCTTTTGAAGTACAgtgatgtatacatatatgcatgcaaGGCAGTGCTGAATCCATTCTAGCTGGTGGTGACACTAGGTTAACTGCGTAAAGAATTCATAAATGTCCTCACACACCTTGGGTCTTCAGAGCTCCCTTTACCATCAGCATCCATGTCCTTGTTTGCTGGGCTGACCTCTGACATATAGCAGATGTGATGGGCCCAGGAGCACTGCCTCTTGCCAGAAATTGTGGCTTTCAGCCCTTTCTGTGGAGAACTGCAGTTTTCCAAATCTTTTAGTAAGGCTGCTTTAGAATAACAAGCTGCTGGCCTT of Macaca fascicularis isolate 582-1 chromosome X, T2T-MFA8v1.1 contains these proteins:
- the DLG3 gene encoding disks large homolog 3 isoform X7 — translated: MERARKFSKGPGLATGLGSASASAWRRASQRWAWPLRSLRPGGDAREPRKIILHKGSTGLGFNIVGGEDGEGIFVSFILAGGPADLSGELRRGDRILSVNGVNLRNATHEQAAAALKRAGQSVTIVAQYRPEEYSRFESKIHDLREQMMNSSMSSGSGSLRTSEKRSLYVRALFDYDRTRDSCLPSQGLSFSYGDILHVINASDDEWWQARLVTPHGESEQIGVIPSKKRVEKKERARLKTVKFHARTGMIESNRSIKKKRKKSFRLSRKFPFYKSKENMAQESSMQEQGVTSNTSDSESSSKGQEDAILSYEPVTRQEIHYARPVIILGPMKDRVNDDLISEFPHKFGSCVPHTTRPRRDNEVDGQDYHFVVSREQMEKDIQDNKFIEAGQFNDNLYGTSIQSVRAVAERGKHCILDVSGNAIKRLQQAQLYPIAIFIKPKSIEALMEMNRRQTYEQANKIYDKAMKLEQEFGEYFTAIVQGDSLEEIYNKIKQIIEDQSGHYIWVPSPEKL
- the DLG3 gene encoding disks large homolog 3 isoform X9; amino-acid sequence: MMNSSMSSGSGSLRTSEKRSLYVRALFDYDRTRDSCLPSQGLSFSYGDILHVINASDDEWWQARLVTPHGESEQIGVIPSKKRVEKKERARLKTVKFHARTGMIESNRSIKKKRKKSFRLSRKFPFYKSKENMAQESSMQEQGVTSNTSDSESSSKGQEDAILSYEPVTRQEIHYARPVIILGPMKDRVNDDLISEFPHKFGSCVPHTTRPRRDNEVDGQDYHFVVSREQMEKDIQDNKFIEAGQFNDNLYGTSIQSVRAVAERGKHCILDVSGNAIKRLQQAQLYPIAIFIKPKSIEALMEMNRRQTYEQANKIYDKAMKLEQEFGEYFTAIVQGDSLEEIYNKIKQIIEDQSGHYIWVPSPEKL
- the DLG3 gene encoding disks large homolog 3 isoform X11; the encoded protein is MMNSSMSSGSGSLRTSEKRSLYVRALFDYDRTRDSCLPSQGLSFSYGDILHVINASDDEWWQARLVTPHGESEQIGVIPSKKRVEKKERARLKTVKFHARTGMIESNRDFPGLSDDYYGAKNLKGVTSNTSDSESSSKGQEDAILSYEPVTRQEIHYARPVIILGPMKDRVNDDLISEFPHKFGSCVPHTTRPRRDNEVDGQDYHFVVSREQMEKDIQDNKFIEAGQFNDNLYGTSIQSVRAVAERGKHCILDVSGNAIKRLQQAQLYPIAIFIKPKSIEALMEMNRRQTYEQANKIYDKAMKLEQEFGEYFTAIVQGDSLEEIYNKIKQIIEDQSGHYIWVPSPEKL
- the DLG3 gene encoding disks large homolog 3 isoform X10 gives rise to the protein MMNSSMSSGSGSLRTSEKRSLYVRALFDYDRTRDSCLPSQGLSFSYGDILHVINASDDEWWQARLVTPHGESEQIGVIPSKKRVEKKERARLKTVKFHARTGMIESNRSIKKKRKKSFRLSRKFPFYKSKENMAQESSMQEQGQEDAILSYEPVTRQEIHYARPVIILGPMKDRVNDDLISEFPHKFGSCVPHTTRPRRDNEVDGQDYHFVVSREQMEKDIQDNKFIEAGQFNDNLYGTSIQSVRAVAERGKHCILDVSGNAIKRLQQAQLYPIAIFIKPKSIEALMEMNRRQTYEQANKIYDKAMKLEQEFGEYFTAIVQGDSLEEIYNKIKQIIEDQSGHYIWVPSPEKL
- the DLG3 gene encoding disks large homolog 3 isoform X8, with amino-acid sequence MERARKFSKGPGLATGLGSASASAWRRASQRWAWPLRSLRPGGDAREPRKIILHKGSTGLGFNIVGGEDGEGIFVSFILAGGPADLSGELRRGDRILSVNGVNLRNATHEQAAAALKRAGQSVTIVAQYRPEEYSRFESKIHDLREQMMNSSMSSGSGSLRTSEKRSLYVRALFDYDRTRDSCLPSQGLSFSYGDILHVINASDDEWWQARLVTPHGESEQIGVIPSKKRVEKKERARLKTVKFHARTGMIESNRSIKKKRKKSFRLSRKFPFYKSKENMAQESSMQEQGQEDAILSYEPVTRQEIHYARPVIILGPMKDRVNDDLISEFPHKFGSCVPHTTRPRRDNEVDGQDYHFVVSREQMEKDIQDNKFIEAGQFNDNLYGTSIQSVRAVAERGKHCILDVSGNAIKRLQQAQLYPIAIFIKPKSIEALMEMNRRQTYEQANKIYDKAMKLEQEFGEYFTAIVQGDSLEEIYNKIKQIIEDQSGHYIWVPSPEKL